CGCCCGAATTGACGTTGGGGAAAAGAAGGAAGATGCTCTCGACTTTGTGTTGTGGAAGGCCGCTAAGGAAGGGGAAATATCCTGGGACAGTCCATGGGGAAAGGGCCGGCCGGGGTGGCATATTGAATGCTCAGCCATGGCTAAGAAATATTTGGGTGAGACGATTGATATTCACGCAGGAGGCCAAGACTTGGCATTCCCTCATCATGAAAATGAAATCGCCCAATCGGAAGCCTTAACTGATAAGCCTTTTGCCCGCTACTGGATGCATAATGGCTATATTAATATAAATAATGAAAAAATGTCGAAGTCGCTGGGGAATTTTGTTCTGGTGCATGATATTATTCAGCATATTGATCCGCAAGTACTCCGCTTTTTCATGTTATCGGTGCATTACCGCCATCCGATTCATTACAGTGAGGAGCTGCTGGAGAATGCCAAGGCAGCGCTTGAACGGCTGACAACCACCTATGAAAACTTAAAGCACCGCAAACAAGCTAGCAGCAATTTAACAGACAGTGACGAAGCTTGGCTGGCTAAAGCGGCAGCAGTCCAACAGCAATTTATAAAAGAAATGGATGATGACTTTAACACCGCCAATGCGATTTCGGTTTTGTTTGATTTGGCGAAGCAGGCGAATTATTACTTAATGGAGCCGCATACTTCCGAGCAGGTGATCGATGCGTTTATGAACCGCTTTGAAGATTTGTTCTTTGTGCTTGGGTTGAAGCTTGAAGAGGAAGAATGGCTGGATGAAGAGATTGAAGCATTAATTGAGCAGCGGACAAAAGCGAGACAGGAGCGCAATTTTCAGCTGGCCGATGAAATACGTGATAAGCTAAAGGAAATGAATATTATTCTGGAAGATACGCCTCAGGGCATCCGTTGGAAAAGAGGATGAAGCATGCTTGAGTTTGAACCGTTGAAAGAGGCAAAGCAAATGAACAGCCTGGCCCTTGCCTATATGGGCGATGCTATTTATGAAGTGTACGTCCGTCGTTATCTCTTAGCATTGGGCAGGGTCAAGCCGCACTTATTGCATAAAGAGGCGACTCATTATGTGTCGGCCAAAGCGCAGGCAAAATTTTTATTTATACTGCTGGATCAGGATATGCTGAATGAAGAGGAGTTAGCTGTTGTCAGAAGAGGACGCAATGCGAAGTCGGGAAGCGTGCCGAAGAACACAGATGTGCAGACGTACCGCTACAGCACAGCCTTTGAGGCGCTTCTCGGTTTCTTGTTCCTGACAGGGCAGGATAAGCGCATGGTAGAATTAATAGAATACAGTCTAAAGCAGAATATTGAAAAGAAAGGAGGAAGATAAACATGTCGAAGGAGTTTATTGCCGGAAGAAATCCGGTTCTGGAGGCGCTTCGTTCTGATCGGGAAATCAATAAAATATGGATAGCTGAAGGCGCACAAAAAGGGCCGATGCAGCAGATTATGAAAATGGCGAAAGAGCAGAATGTGCTGGTGCAGTTTGTTCCTAAGCAAAAAGTGGATCAAATGACAGAAGAGAATCATCAAGGGGTGGTCGCTTCCGTTGCTGCCTATCGCTATGCAGAATTGGACGAACTGTTTGCCAAGGCAGAGAAAAGCGGAGAAGCGCCGTTTTTTCTTCTGCTTGATGAAATAGAGGATCCTCATAATCTCGGTTCTATCATGAGAACAGCTGATGCGGCTGGCGCTCACGGGATCATTATTCCGAAGCGGCGCGCTGTCGGTTTAACGGCAGCGGTCGCTAAAGCATCCACAGGAGCGATTGAATATATTCCTGTTGCCCGCGTCACTAATCTGGCGAGAACGATGGAAGAGCTGAAAGAGCGGGGAGTATGGATTGCAGGTACAGATGCTAAGGGGAGAGAAGATTACCGTCAGCTCGACGGGGAGATGCCTTTGGCGCTTGTCATAGGCAGTGAAGGCAGGGGCATCAGCCGCCTGATCAAAGAAAAATGTGATTTTCTCATTAGACTTCCAATGGCGGGGCGCGTGACATCTTTAAACGCATCCGTTGCAGCCGGACTACTGATGTATGAGGTGTACCGTAAACGTCATCCATTAGGAGAATAGATGATGAATATCCTGCTTGTCGATGGTTATAACATCATCGGAGCCTGGCCGGAGCTCCGTGAACTAAAGGAGACAGATCTTGCTGCAGCCCGCGACCGGCTGATCGAGCGGATGGCTGAATATCAAGGATTTACCGGTTCCAGAGTCATCGTTGTATTTGATGCCTATTATGTAAAGGGGACTGAGAGGAAATACCGGCAGGCGCAGGTGGAAGTGATTTTCACCCGGAAGAATGAGACGGCGGATGAGCGGATTGAAAAGCTGGCTATTGAGCTTAATCACATTCATAACCAAATTACCGTCGCGACTTCCGATTACACGGAGCAGAGGGTGACTTTCGGCCAGGGAGCTCTGCGGGTGTCTGCGAGAGAGCTGCTTTCCGAAGTCAATGCAATGGGAAGGCATATTAAAAAAAAGCTGGAAAAGATTGAAGAAAAAAAGCCGAATGCCAAAATTCCGCTTACAGATGAAGTGGCGGAAATTTTTGAGAAGTGGCGTCGCGGCAAGAAATGAGTAGTTGACGTTCAAAAAAACGGTGCTGTATAATATTTCTAGTCTATGCATTTGCAGGCGGAGGGGATGTGTGTGTGCTTGAACCGTTCAGATCGTGTGCCGCTGGAATCGCTTAGTGATGAACAACTCATAGAACAGGTCCACAACGGCAGCAGCGATGCGCTGGATTACTTGATTCATAAGTACAAGAACTTTGTTCGGGCTAAGGCTCGCTCTTACTTTTTGATAGGAGCTGACAGAGAGGATATCGTTCAAGAAGGAATGATTGGTCTGTATAAAGCTGTTCGGGACTACAAAGAGGACAAGCTGACGTCCTTTAAAGCGTTTGCTGAACTATGTATTACGAGACAGATTATCACCGCTATTAAGACCGCCACGCGCCAGAAGCATATTCCGCTGAACTCTTATGTGTCGTTGGATAAACCAATTTATGACGAGGAGTCGGATCGCACGCTGATGGACGTTATAACCGGCGCAAAAGTGATGAACCCGGAAGAATTGATCATTAACCGGGAGCAGT
The Bacillus xiapuensis DNA segment above includes these coding regions:
- a CDS encoding Mini-ribonuclease 3; protein product: MLEFEPLKEAKQMNSLALAYMGDAIYEVYVRRYLLALGRVKPHLLHKEATHYVSAKAQAKFLFILLDQDMLNEEELAVVRRGRNAKSGSVPKNTDVQTYRYSTAFEALLGFLFLTGQDKRMVELIEYSLKQNIEKKGGR
- the rlmB gene encoding 23S rRNA (guanosine(2251)-2'-O)-methyltransferase RlmB, producing MSKEFIAGRNPVLEALRSDREINKIWIAEGAQKGPMQQIMKMAKEQNVLVQFVPKQKVDQMTEENHQGVVASVAAYRYAELDELFAKAEKSGEAPFFLLLDEIEDPHNLGSIMRTADAAGAHGIIIPKRRAVGLTAAVAKASTGAIEYIPVARVTNLARTMEELKERGVWIAGTDAKGREDYRQLDGEMPLALVIGSEGRGISRLIKEKCDFLIRLPMAGRVTSLNASVAAGLLMYEVYRKRHPLGE
- the sigH gene encoding RNA polymerase sporulation sigma factor SigH gives rise to the protein MCVCLNRSDRVPLESLSDEQLIEQVHNGSSDALDYLIHKYKNFVRAKARSYFLIGADREDIVQEGMIGLYKAVRDYKEDKLTSFKAFAELCITRQIITAIKTATRQKHIPLNSYVSLDKPIYDEESDRTLMDVITGAKVMNPEELIINREQFNSIEDKMNELLSDLERKVLALYLDGQSYQEISEELNRHVKSIDNALQRVKRKLERYLEFREIKM
- a CDS encoding NYN domain-containing protein — protein: MNILLVDGYNIIGAWPELRELKETDLAAARDRLIERMAEYQGFTGSRVIVVFDAYYVKGTERKYRQAQVEVIFTRKNETADERIEKLAIELNHIHNQITVATSDYTEQRVTFGQGALRVSARELLSEVNAMGRHIKKKLEKIEEKKPNAKIPLTDEVAEIFEKWRRGKK
- the cysS gene encoding cysteine--tRNA ligase translates to MTIRLYNTLTREKEEFVPLEEGKVKMYVCGPTVYNYIHIGNARPAIVFDTVRRYFQYRGFEVEFVSNFTDVDDKLIKTARELGEEVPVIAERFIKAYFADIEALGCQKADVHPRVTENIESIIDFISALIDKGYAYESEGDVYYRTRQFDGYGKLSHQSIDELKVGARIDVGEKKEDALDFVLWKAAKEGEISWDSPWGKGRPGWHIECSAMAKKYLGETIDIHAGGQDLAFPHHENEIAQSEALTDKPFARYWMHNGYININNEKMSKSLGNFVLVHDIIQHIDPQVLRFFMLSVHYRHPIHYSEELLENAKAALERLTTTYENLKHRKQASSNLTDSDEAWLAKAAAVQQQFIKEMDDDFNTANAISVLFDLAKQANYYLMEPHTSEQVIDAFMNRFEDLFFVLGLKLEEEEWLDEEIEALIEQRTKARQERNFQLADEIRDKLKEMNIILEDTPQGIRWKRG